A genomic window from Prunus persica cultivar Lovell chromosome G2, Prunus_persica_NCBIv2, whole genome shotgun sequence includes:
- the LOC18785943 gene encoding uncharacterized protein LOC18785943, whose translation MWRPKLIGSNDQFGGLQCILVDQKTDAIQASVKEIDYDFVAPKIKAGSIYEITHFHTGRNKPSHKVVPHVAQLFFNARTTFKELPTIHPHIPRHRFYLVDYTQLSTRIDKIDILTDVFGHITGIQPLEQKMVGNERLEDKCEVCIENIRKEDIRITLWGDTAKTFDSQALQQLTSPIFAAFTSLKVKQFQGSK comes from the exons ATGTGGCGACCAAAACTTATTGGATCTAATGATCAATTCGGCGGCCTTCAGTGTATCCTGGTTGACCAAAAG ACAGATGCAATACAAGCTAGCGTCAAAGAGATCGACTATGATTTTGTAgctccaaaaataaaagctgGTTCCATTTATGAAATAACACATTTCCACACTGGTCGCAACAAACCATCTCACAAAGTTGTACCACATGTTGCACAATTGTTCTTTAATGCGAGAACAACTTTCAAAGAACTACCAACTATTCACCCACACATTCCACGACATCGATTTTATCTGGTAGATTATACTCAATTGTCCACTCGCATTGACAAAATTGACATCCTAACAG ATGTTTTTGGACACATTACTGGAATACAACCATTGGAACAAAAAATGGTGGGCAATGAGAGGCTTGAGGATAAATGTGAAGTCTGCATCGAAAATATCAG GAAAGAAGATATTAGAATAACCCTGTGGGGAGATACTGCAAAAACTTTTGATTCCCAAGCTTTACAACAATTGACATCGCCAATATTTGCAGCTTTTACAAGCCTGAAAGTTAAACAATTTCAAG GTTCAAAGTGA